In the genome of Metabacillus litoralis, the window CCAATCCTGTGTTAAAATTGTCACCGAATGGGACATTGTAGCAGCCCGCCAACTTGGTCGGAATGTTGCAAAAGAGCTTGGCTTCGGTACAGTGGATCAAGCGAGAATTACTACTGCTATATCCGAACTAGCTCGTAATATATATCTATATGCAGGGCAAGGAGAAATGCGTATTGAGCGCATTAATGACCTTGGGAAAAGTGGTTTAAAAATAACAGCCATTGATAATGGACCGGGAATTCCTGATATTCGAAAAGTGATGGAAGATGGGTTTTCTACTTCTGGAGGATTAGGTGCAGGTTTGCCTGGAGTCAAACGTCTAATGGATGAATTTGATATTTCTTCCACTGTGGGCGAAGGAACAGATATTCAGGCGGTGAAATGGCTTCGGTAGGAGGACATAAATGGATTATCGTGATTTTCTTGAGACAAAATATTCGGAGCTATTAAGAAATTACTTAAATGAACAAACAGAAACAGCACTATATCAAGGACAAAAATTCAGTCGAAAAACGATTGAACATCAGATTCCACCTGAAGAAATCATTAGTACACATAGGAAAGTTCTTCAAGAGCTTTTCCCTGATATACAGCAAGAGGTTTTATCTTCATTAGACTTCCTGCTTGAGGTGATGATGGGATACGGATTAGCCTATCAAGAACATCAGAGCTTGAGGGACCAACAGCTAGAGATTAGATCTGAAATCCAAATTGCCGCAAATGTTCAGCAAACACTGTTAGAGACATCTGTTCCTACTATTGATTCTCTGGATATTGGAGCGATAAGTGTTCCTGCAAAGCAAATGAATGGGGATTATCATCACTTTGTTCAGGATGAACAAGGAATAAGTATCGCGGTGGCAGATGTTATTGGAAAAGGAATTCCGGCAGCATTGTGTATGTCTATGATTAAATATGCGATGGATAGTTTTCCGGAATCACGTAAAAATCCAAATCAAATCCTGGAGAATTTAAATAGAGTGGTTGAACGCAATGTAGATCCGAGCATGTTTATTACGATGTTTTACGGAATGTACAATACAGTCGATCACCTATTCACATATGCTTCAGCAGGGCATGAACCGGGGTTTTATTACCACTCCTCAACCAGAGAGTTTGAGGATCTCACTGCTAAGGGTCTTGTTTTAGGGATTGATCAAAACTACAAGTATAAGCAGTATCAGAAGAATGTTAAACCTGGAGATATGGTTGTCCTATTATCAGATGGCGTAACAGAATCTAGGACTGACGAAGGGTTTGTTGAAAGAACAGCAATTACAGATTTAATTCATCAGAATATAGATCTTCCGTCTCAGCAAATTGTAGAAAAAATCTACAGGCATTTTGAAAAAATGCAGGATTTCCAGTTAAGGGATGATTTTACGTTAATAATTATTAGAAGAATGGTTTAGTAGTATCTTTTACGGGGTATGTAATAGCATAAAAGTTCTTTTGAGGTGATAACGGGTGAATTTAAAAGTTGAAATAAATAAGCTTGGAGATCAAGCGATTGTCTCTGTCGCAGGTGAAATTGATGCTTATACAGCACCTAAGTTAAGAGAAGCCATCATACCATTAGCGGAAGAGCCGAATCCTAATATTACAATTAATTTAAAAAATGTATCTTATATGGATAGTACGGGTTTAGGTGTGTTTGTTGGGTTGTTAAAAAGCGTAAGAAAAAACGGCGGGCAGTTAAATTTAGTAGAATTATCAGATCGTCTGGAGCGCTTATTTAGTATTACTGGACTAAGTGACATCATTGATATATCTTCAAAATCAGAGGGTGGGGTACAATGAAGCAATTAGTAGATTATATAGAGATGAAGGTGCCAGCTAAACCAGAATATGTAGGTATCATTCGTTTAACCCTCTCTGGGATTGCTAGTAGAATGGGATATTCATATGATGATATTGAAGATTTGAAAATTGCTACAAGTGAAGCTTGTACAAATGCTGTTCAGCATGCATATAAGAACAATGAAGAGGGCGAAGTGGTCGTTGGATTTGGTT includes:
- a CDS encoding anti-sigma regulatory factor, with protein sequence MENQSCVKIVTEWDIVAARQLGRNVAKELGFGTVDQARITTAISELARNIYLYAGQGEMRIERINDLGKSGLKITAIDNGPGIPDIRKVMEDGFSTSGGLGAGLPGVKRLMDEFDISSTVGEGTDIQAVKWLR
- a CDS encoding PP2C family protein-serine/threonine phosphatase; this encodes MDYRDFLETKYSELLRNYLNEQTETALYQGQKFSRKTIEHQIPPEEIISTHRKVLQELFPDIQQEVLSSLDFLLEVMMGYGLAYQEHQSLRDQQLEIRSEIQIAANVQQTLLETSVPTIDSLDIGAISVPAKQMNGDYHHFVQDEQGISIAVADVIGKGIPAALCMSMIKYAMDSFPESRKNPNQILENLNRVVERNVDPSMFITMFYGMYNTVDHLFTYASAGHEPGFYYHSSTREFEDLTAKGLVLGIDQNYKYKQYQKNVKPGDMVVLLSDGVTESRTDEGFVERTAITDLIHQNIDLPSQQIVEKIYRHFEKMQDFQLRDDFTLIIIRRMV
- a CDS encoding anti-sigma factor antagonist, with product MNLKVEINKLGDQAIVSVAGEIDAYTAPKLREAIIPLAEEPNPNITINLKNVSYMDSTGLGVFVGLLKSVRKNGGQLNLVELSDRLERLFSITGLSDIIDISSKSEGGVQ